In Tsuneonella amylolytica, one genomic interval encodes:
- a CDS encoding OmpA family protein, translated as MTEKTMPRGRVIASSSLILAAGLALAGCDRSDPAPAPVATPSASPSGDKVSIIRDDVGIEREAATPMVPLELSIGFGDGGSELPEPAIAALREALASEQMKAGGAITLGGHSDSAGSDTANERASKARAEAVRDWLVENGVDEGRITVIAFGEQNPVAPNARPDGTPDEAGRAKNRRVDMTIAVPPGTPPAVQEPEGTLVDELAGPDPSPEPVTGPTSKE; from the coding sequence ATGACGGAGAAGACCATGCCCCGCGGACGCGTCATCGCAAGTTCCAGCCTGATCCTTGCCGCCGGACTCGCACTCGCCGGGTGCGACCGCAGCGACCCAGCGCCCGCGCCCGTCGCCACGCCTTCGGCCAGCCCGAGCGGCGACAAGGTTTCGATTATCCGCGACGACGTAGGGATCGAACGCGAAGCGGCGACCCCGATGGTGCCGCTGGAACTGTCCATAGGGTTCGGCGACGGCGGCAGCGAGTTGCCGGAACCGGCCATTGCCGCCCTGCGCGAAGCGCTCGCGTCCGAACAGATGAAGGCCGGCGGCGCGATCACATTGGGCGGGCATAGCGACAGCGCGGGCAGCGACACCGCGAACGAGCGCGCCTCGAAGGCTCGCGCCGAAGCGGTGCGCGACTGGCTGGTCGAGAACGGGGTGGACGAAGGCCGGATTACCGTGATCGCGTTCGGCGAGCAGAACCCGGTCGCCCCCAACGCGCGCCCCGACGGCACCCCCGACGAGGCCGGCCGCGCGAAGAACCGCCGGGTCGACATGACGATCGCGGTACCGCCCGGCACCCCGCCGGCGGTGCAGGAACCCGAAGGCACGCTGGTCGACGAACTGGCCGGCCCCGACCCGTCACCCGAACCCGTCACGGGCCCGACATCGAAAGAGTGA
- a CDS encoding Rossmann-fold NAD(P)-binding domain-containing protein, whose translation MAHMFIFGLGYSAKAIVAALPDGWTVEATGRDGTVDFADRDGVRAALGRADHVLSSVPPQEGADPVLASYGDEIGHRWLGYLSSTGVYGDAGGAWVDESSPTGGGRRSARAEADAAWLDRGARVFRLPGIYGPGRSALDRVREGKAHLIDMPGQVFSRVHVADIAAGVVAALDAPAGAYNLADDLPASGNAVTEEACRLLGVSPPPLQTMDEAGLSPMARGFYAENRRVSNGKAKRVLGWAPRYPSYREGLAAILMAERG comes from the coding sequence ATGGCGCATATGTTCATCTTCGGGCTCGGTTACAGTGCAAAGGCGATCGTCGCGGCATTGCCGGACGGCTGGACGGTGGAGGCGACGGGGCGCGACGGCACGGTAGATTTCGCCGATCGGGACGGGGTGCGCGCGGCGCTGGGCCGGGCGGATCACGTGCTGTCGTCGGTCCCGCCGCAGGAGGGGGCCGACCCGGTGCTGGCGTCCTACGGCGACGAAATAGGCCACCGCTGGCTCGGCTACCTGTCCTCCACCGGGGTCTACGGCGACGCGGGCGGGGCGTGGGTGGACGAAAGCTCGCCGACCGGCGGCGGGCGGCGCTCGGCGCGGGCGGAGGCCGATGCGGCATGGCTGGATCGGGGGGCGCGGGTGTTCCGCCTCCCCGGCATCTACGGCCCCGGCCGCAGCGCGCTCGACCGGGTGCGCGAGGGCAAGGCGCACCTGATCGACATGCCGGGCCAGGTATTCAGCCGGGTCCACGTGGCCGACATCGCGGCGGGCGTCGTCGCCGCGCTCGATGCGCCGGCCGGTGCCTACAACCTTGCCGACGACCTGCCCGCGAGCGGCAACGCAGTGACCGAGGAGGCGTGCCGGCTCCTCGGCGTATCGCCCCCGCCGCTGCAAACGATGGACGAGGCCGGCCTCAGCCCGATGGCGCGCGGATTCTATGCGGAAAACCGCCGGGTCTCGAACGGCAAGGCGAAGCGGGTTCTCGGCTGGGCGCCGCGCTATCCGAGCTACCGCGAGGGGCTGGCCGCTATTCTGATGGCGGAGCGGGGTTAG
- the pepN gene encoding aminopeptidase N, giving the protein MDIARTPSTPDGNPEMADAPPMPKEPPVIRREDYTPFPWLVPVTRLEFELGIESTRVTCTLAIEPNPAVDGADVLRLNGDGLEPVSVEIDGEGASDWRMEDGDLVIPLAHERHEVTVVTRIAPAENSQLMGLYASNGMLCTQCEAEGFRRIAFFPDRPDVLSTYTVRMAGPKDQFPVLLSNGNRVATGEGEDGTHWAEWHDPWSKPSYLFALVAGDLVARTDSFTTMNGRAVELNIYVREGDLPRTQHAMESLKKSMRWDEETFGREYDLDLFNIVAVGDFNMGAMENKGLNVFNTKYVLADPETATDGDYDGIEGVIAHEYFHNWSGNRVTCRDWFQLSLKEGFTVLRDQLFSQDMQGEAVKRIEDVRLLRSIQFPEDSGPLAHPIRPDSFREISNFYTSTIYNKGAEVIRMMRTMAGPQAFRQGTDLYFERHDGEAATCEDFVKAMEDGAGLDLAQFRRWYSQAGTPKVEVALAHDGDTATLTLGQEIPATPGQLAKLPMPIPLKLALFDRATGKHRGEQLVVLDGADKTIAFDGFADAPVLSINRGFSAPVSIERAVSADDLVFLAAHDDDAFARYEAMQELIVGHLVAEVGGGLSDTDRDAGRAAIGGALEAILADEGLDDQMRGELMMLPSQTYIAEQLLVSDPGRIHAAREALKAWLGVRLEDALAALHERASKLSDGMTAEARGARKVKTQALVYLAAGSPERAAKMAAAQYDAATTMTDRQGALMVLCGLDGIERTNKLIDFYNRYRNNALVIDKWFSLQAASLHPAAIEHVKALAKHPDFSLRNPNRVRSLYMAFAGNPHAFHDASGEGYRIIADLILALDPLNAQTAARFVPPLGRWRRVEPGRAAMMRSELERIAATGGLSRDTFEQVSRSLG; this is encoded by the coding sequence ATGGATATCGCCCGCACACCCTCCACCCCCGACGGCAACCCCGAGATGGCCGACGCGCCGCCGATGCCCAAAGAACCGCCTGTAATCCGGCGCGAGGACTACACGCCGTTCCCCTGGCTCGTGCCCGTCACGCGGCTGGAGTTCGAACTCGGGATCGAGAGCACGCGGGTCACCTGCACGCTGGCGATCGAACCCAACCCCGCGGTCGATGGAGCCGACGTCCTGCGCCTCAATGGCGACGGGCTGGAGCCGGTCTCGGTCGAGATCGACGGCGAAGGCGCGAGCGACTGGCGGATGGAAGATGGCGATCTCGTGATCCCGCTCGCCCACGAACGACACGAGGTCACTGTCGTGACCCGGATCGCGCCGGCCGAGAACAGCCAGCTCATGGGCCTCTACGCCTCGAACGGGATGCTCTGCACCCAGTGCGAGGCCGAGGGCTTCCGCCGCATCGCCTTCTTCCCCGACCGGCCCGACGTGCTCAGCACCTATACCGTGCGGATGGCGGGCCCGAAGGACCAGTTCCCCGTGCTGCTGTCGAACGGCAACCGGGTCGCGACCGGCGAGGGCGAGGACGGAACCCATTGGGCCGAATGGCACGATCCCTGGTCCAAGCCGAGCTACCTCTTCGCGCTGGTGGCGGGCGATCTCGTCGCGCGCACCGACAGCTTCACCACCATGAACGGCCGCGCGGTCGAACTGAACATCTACGTGCGCGAAGGCGACCTGCCGCGCACGCAGCACGCGATGGAATCGCTCAAGAAGTCGATGAGATGGGACGAGGAGACGTTCGGGCGCGAATACGACCTCGACCTGTTCAACATCGTCGCGGTGGGCGACTTCAACATGGGGGCGATGGAGAACAAGGGCCTCAACGTCTTCAACACCAAGTACGTCCTCGCCGATCCGGAAACCGCCACCGACGGCGACTACGACGGGATCGAGGGCGTGATCGCGCACGAATACTTCCACAACTGGTCGGGCAACCGCGTGACCTGCCGCGATTGGTTCCAGCTCAGCCTGAAGGAAGGCTTCACGGTGCTGCGCGACCAGCTCTTCAGCCAGGACATGCAGGGTGAGGCGGTCAAGCGGATCGAGGACGTGCGCCTGCTCCGCAGCATCCAGTTTCCCGAGGATTCGGGCCCGCTGGCGCATCCCATCCGCCCCGACAGCTTCCGCGAGATCTCGAACTTCTACACCTCGACCATCTACAACAAGGGCGCCGAGGTCATCCGCATGATGCGCACGATGGCGGGGCCGCAAGCCTTCCGGCAGGGCACCGACCTCTATTTCGAGCGCCACGACGGCGAGGCGGCGACCTGCGAGGATTTCGTGAAGGCGATGGAGGACGGGGCGGGGCTCGACCTTGCGCAGTTCCGCCGCTGGTACAGCCAGGCCGGCACACCGAAGGTCGAGGTCGCGCTGGCGCACGACGGCGATACGGCGACACTGACGCTCGGGCAGGAAATCCCCGCGACCCCCGGCCAGCTCGCCAAGCTGCCGATGCCGATCCCGCTGAAGCTCGCGCTGTTTGACCGCGCGACCGGCAAGCACCGCGGCGAACAGCTCGTCGTGCTCGACGGCGCCGACAAGACGATCGCGTTCGACGGGTTCGCCGATGCGCCGGTGCTGTCCATCAATCGCGGCTTCTCGGCCCCCGTGTCGATCGAGCGCGCGGTGTCCGCGGACGATCTCGTGTTCCTCGCCGCGCACGATGACGACGCCTTCGCCCGGTACGAGGCGATGCAGGAACTGATCGTCGGGCATCTGGTCGCCGAAGTCGGCGGCGGGCTGTCCGATACGGACCGCGATGCCGGGCGCGCGGCGATCGGCGGGGCGCTCGAGGCTATCCTCGCCGACGAGGGCCTCGACGACCAGATGCGCGGCGAGCTTATGATGCTGCCGAGCCAGACCTACATCGCCGAACAGCTGCTGGTCTCGGACCCCGGGCGCATCCACGCCGCGCGCGAGGCGCTGAAGGCATGGCTAGGCGTGCGGCTGGAGGATGCGCTCGCGGCGCTCCACGAGCGGGCGAGCAAGCTGTCTGACGGCATGACCGCCGAGGCCCGCGGTGCGCGCAAGGTGAAGACGCAGGCACTCGTCTACCTTGCCGCGGGCAGCCCCGAACGGGCCGCGAAGATGGCCGCGGCGCAATACGACGCCGCGACGACGATGACCGACCGGCAGGGCGCGCTGATGGTGCTGTGTGGGCTCGACGGAATCGAGCGGACGAACAAGCTGATCGATTTCTACAACCGCTACCGGAACAACGCGCTGGTGATCGACAAGTGGTTCAGCCTGCAAGCCGCCTCGCTCCACCCCGCCGCGATCGAACACGTGAAGGCGCTGGCGAAGCATCCCGACTTCTCGCTGCGCAACCCCAACCGGGTGCGCAGCCTGTACATGGCGTTCGCCGGCAACCCGCACGCATTCCACGACGCGAGCGGCGAGGGCTACCGTATCATCGCCGACCTCATACTCGCGCTCGACCCGCTCAATGCGCAGACCGCCGCGCGCTTCGTGCCGCCGCTCGGGCGCTGGCGGCGGGTGGAGCCGGGCCGCGCGGCGATGATGCGAAGCGAGCTGGAACGGATCGCCGCGACCGGGGGCCTGTCGCGCGATACCTTCGAACAGGTGAGCCGCTCGCTTGGCTGA
- the petA gene encoding ubiquinol-cytochrome c reductase iron-sulfur subunit, with product MADTTGTANPDAIPGTVAVEGEGGGDHVRRRDFLNIAAVAAAGTGGVIVLLPLISQMAPSADVLAESSTEVDVSAIQPGQAIKAIFRKQPLFVRRLTPQEIQMADAVPLGDLRDPQTLEERTKEGHTDMLITMGVCTHLGCVPLGAAEGEPRGEFGGYFCPCHGSHYDTAARIRKGPAPTNLEVPDYEFISDTVVKVG from the coding sequence ATGGCTGACACCACTGGCACCGCGAACCCCGACGCCATCCCCGGGACCGTTGCGGTCGAGGGCGAAGGCGGCGGAGACCATGTTCGCCGGCGCGACTTCCTGAACATCGCGGCGGTCGCCGCGGCGGGCACCGGCGGCGTGATCGTCCTCCTTCCGCTCATCAGCCAGATGGCCCCCAGCGCCGACGTGCTCGCGGAAAGCAGCACCGAGGTCGACGTCTCGGCGATCCAGCCGGGCCAGGCGATCAAGGCGATCTTCCGCAAGCAGCCGCTGTTCGTGCGCCGCCTGACGCCGCAGGAAATCCAGATGGCCGACGCCGTTCCGCTGGGCGATCTGCGCGACCCGCAGACGCTGGAAGAGCGGACCAAGGAAGGCCATACCGACATGCTCATCACGATGGGCGTGTGCACGCACCTTGGCTGCGTCCCGCTGGGCGCCGCCGAAGGCGAGCCGCGCGGCGAGTTCGGCGGCTATTTCTGCCCGTGCCACGGTTCGCACTACGACACCGCCGCGCGCATCCGCAAAGGTCCGGCGCCCACGAACCTCGAGGTTCCGGACTACGAATTCATCAGCGACACCGTCGTCAAGGTCGGCTGA
- a CDS encoding cytochrome c1, with the protein MIRIIGILAGVFFAVMAMWAFFTGLFTVISEGKFVEPTAEHEFHLPPRDANLPSDGLFGRFDRAQLQRGLQVYKEVCAGCHGLKYVAFRDLTALGYSDAEVKAIAAGFQVPGVDPTTGEANTRPGLPTDYFPDPYPNDVAARAANNNAVPPDLSLMTKARHDGSNYVYSLLTGYRNLDTFTIGGKTVKEEFPEFTTPPNGHFNPYFANLNIAMPPPLTAAGQVTYAEGNPAPTVDQMAKDVTAFMTWTAEPKLEKRRQVGFPVLGFLIFATILAYLAKNQVWAAIKPKKAKVVR; encoded by the coding sequence ATGATCCGTATCATCGGAATCCTCGCCGGCGTGTTCTTCGCGGTCATGGCGATGTGGGCCTTCTTTACCGGCCTCTTCACCGTCATTTCGGAAGGCAAGTTCGTCGAGCCGACGGCCGAGCACGAGTTCCACCTGCCCCCGCGCGACGCGAACCTGCCCTCGGACGGGCTGTTCGGCCGCTTCGACCGGGCCCAGCTGCAGCGCGGCCTGCAGGTGTACAAGGAAGTGTGCGCCGGGTGCCACGGCCTGAAGTACGTCGCTTTCCGCGATCTCACCGCGCTCGGATATTCCGATGCCGAGGTGAAGGCGATCGCCGCGGGCTTCCAGGTTCCCGGGGTCGATCCCACCACGGGCGAGGCGAACACCCGCCCGGGCCTGCCGACCGACTACTTCCCCGATCCTTATCCCAACGACGTCGCCGCGCGCGCCGCCAACAACAACGCCGTGCCGCCCGACCTGTCGCTGATGACGAAGGCGCGCCACGACGGCTCGAACTACGTCTATTCGCTGCTGACGGGATACCGGAACCTCGACACCTTCACGATCGGCGGGAAAACGGTGAAGGAGGAATTCCCCGAATTCACCACGCCGCCCAACGGCCACTTCAATCCGTACTTCGCGAACCTCAACATCGCGATGCCGCCGCCGCTGACCGCCGCCGGTCAGGTGACTTATGCCGAGGGCAACCCGGCGCCGACGGTCGACCAGATGGCGAAAGACGTGACCGCGTTCATGACCTGGACGGCCGAGCCCAAGCTCGAGAAGCGCCGCCAGGTCGGCTTCCCGGTGCTCGGCTTCCTGATCTTCGCCACCATTCTCGCCTACCTCGCCAAGAACCAGGTGTGGGCTGCGATCAAGCCGAAGAAGGCCAAGGTCGTCCGCTGA
- a CDS encoding cation:proton antiporter, whose protein sequence is MEQAQALVIALVGVLGIGAQWIAWRTGWPAIVLMLIAGFLAGPVLHIFDPETTFGPMLAPMISIGVALILFEGGLSLNFREWSHAGSAVWRLFAFGVPIGWFLGSVALNMAGLVWPVAILFAGILVVTGPTVVIPLLREANVQQRPAAILKWESIVNDPAGALCAVIAYEYFRKSANGYTALEIVPPLLLAAVLAAVLGYAAARAIAWSFPRGVVPEFLKVPVLLTVVVAVFVGADLIEHEAGLISVTVMGVALANMNVQSLRSIHPFKQNVAVLLVSGIFILLASSLKLEDLRYLEWRFGLFLLALLFVIRPATVLLSLIGSSLPWRERLFIAWIAPRGIVLVAISGLFALRLADLGYADGNILIGLSFAVVVATIVAHGFTMNIVARLLGIKGSSRPGLLIVGATRWTIALARQMQELGTPVTIADSSWERLSRVRQAGLPFYHGEILHEATEHDLDLAPYQSLVAATENEAYNTLVCNEFAHVFGRDSVYQLGEEGNEHDKSRLPESLRGRALFKAGFGVEDLLAKQAEGWVFRKTRLSDRFGFDDAKDRLPEAGQMLLIVRPDGTLRFFTHATQPQPRADDTVISYSPAAERTPEAAAAKNAARKAAKSERPAERSPDGSPDRPREATT, encoded by the coding sequence ATGGAACAGGCACAGGCTCTGGTGATCGCGCTGGTCGGCGTGCTTGGTATCGGCGCGCAGTGGATCGCATGGCGAACCGGCTGGCCGGCGATCGTGCTCATGCTCATTGCCGGCTTTCTCGCCGGGCCAGTCCTCCATATCTTCGACCCCGAGACGACCTTCGGGCCGATGCTCGCCCCGATGATCTCGATCGGCGTGGCGCTGATCCTGTTCGAGGGCGGTCTCAGCCTGAATTTCCGTGAATGGTCGCACGCCGGCAGCGCGGTCTGGCGGCTCTTCGCGTTCGGCGTGCCGATCGGCTGGTTCCTCGGCAGCGTGGCGCTCAACATGGCGGGCCTCGTGTGGCCGGTGGCGATCCTGTTCGCCGGCATTCTGGTGGTGACGGGCCCGACGGTGGTCATTCCCTTGCTGCGCGAGGCGAACGTTCAGCAGCGCCCGGCCGCCATCCTCAAGTGGGAATCGATCGTCAACGATCCCGCCGGCGCGCTGTGCGCGGTCATCGCCTACGAATACTTCCGCAAGTCGGCGAACGGATACACGGCGCTGGAGATCGTGCCACCCCTGCTGCTGGCGGCGGTGCTCGCAGCCGTGCTCGGCTACGCCGCGGCGCGCGCGATCGCGTGGTCCTTCCCGCGCGGCGTGGTGCCAGAATTCCTGAAGGTGCCGGTACTGCTGACCGTGGTGGTCGCGGTATTCGTAGGCGCCGACCTCATCGAGCACGAGGCCGGCCTCATCTCGGTAACCGTCATGGGCGTCGCGCTCGCGAACATGAACGTGCAGTCGCTGCGCAGCATCCACCCGTTCAAGCAGAACGTGGCGGTGCTGCTGGTGTCGGGCATCTTCATCCTGCTCGCCTCCAGCCTGAAGCTGGAAGACCTGCGCTACCTCGAATGGCGGTTCGGGCTGTTTCTGCTCGCGTTGCTGTTCGTGATCCGTCCGGCGACGGTCCTGCTCAGCCTGATCGGCAGCTCGCTGCCGTGGCGCGAGCGATTGTTCATCGCGTGGATCGCGCCGCGCGGTATCGTGCTGGTGGCGATCAGCGGCCTGTTCGCGCTGCGCCTCGCGGACCTCGGCTATGCCGACGGCAACATCCTCATCGGCCTGAGCTTCGCGGTCGTGGTGGCGACGATCGTCGCGCACGGGTTCACGATGAACATCGTCGCGCGGTTGCTGGGCATCAAGGGATCGAGCCGGCCCGGCCTGCTGATCGTCGGCGCGACCCGCTGGACGATCGCGCTCGCCCGCCAGATGCAGGAACTGGGCACACCGGTCACCATCGCCGATTCGAGCTGGGAGCGTCTGAGCCGCGTCCGCCAGGCGGGCCTGCCGTTCTATCACGGCGAGATCCTGCACGAAGCGACCGAGCACGATCTCGATCTCGCGCCGTACCAGTCGCTCGTCGCGGCGACCGAGAACGAGGCGTACAACACGCTCGTCTGCAACGAGTTCGCGCACGTCTTCGGCCGCGATTCGGTCTACCAGTTGGGCGAGGAAGGCAACGAGCACGACAAGAGCCGCCTGCCCGAAAGCCTGCGCGGACGGGCGCTGTTCAAGGCCGGCTTCGGGGTGGAGGACCTCCTCGCCAAGCAGGCCGAGGGCTGGGTGTTCCGCAAGACGCGGCTGTCCGACCGGTTCGGCTTCGACGATGCGAAGGACCGGCTGCCCGAGGCGGGGCAGATGCTGCTGATCGTCCGGCCCGATGGCACGCTGCGCTTCTTCACGCACGCCACCCAGCCCCAGCCGCGGGCGGACGACACGGTCATCTCGTATTCCCCTGCCGCCGAACGCACGCCCGAAGCCGCCGCGGCGAAGAATGCGGCGCGCAAGGCAGCGAAGTCCGAACGGCCTGCCGAGCGGTCGCCCGACGGTTCGCCCGACCGGCCGCGGGAGGCCACCACATGA
- a CDS encoding cytochrome b, with protein sequence MSFPWAKHYEPQTAFTKWMDEKLPLPRLVYGAIGGGYPVPRNLNYMWNFGVLAGFCLVLQIVTGVVLAMHYAANGLVAFASTEHIMRDVNWGWMLRYAHANGASFFFMVLYLHIFRGFFYSSYKAPREMVWLLGVVIFLLAMATAFMGCVLPWGQMSFWGAKVITGLFGAIPVIGEPIQIWLLGGYAPDNAALNRFFSLHYLLPFVIAGVVVLHIWALHIPGSSNPTGVEVKQESDTIPFHPYYTAKDGFGLGVFLILYCAFLFFMPNMLGHPDNYIEANPLSTPALIVPEWYFYPFYAILRAFTVDLHIPFTNIVIIEAKLLGVMAMFSAILVWFFLPWLDKGPVRSGHYRPLFRKFFWFGLIPCMVALFYLGGAHAEEPYIMLSQLASAYYFLHFLVILPIVSMIERPEPLPYSITEAVLGEDKTAVLGENAEPVGV encoded by the coding sequence ATGAGCTTCCCCTGGGCCAAGCATTACGAACCGCAGACCGCGTTCACCAAGTGGATGGACGAGAAGCTGCCCCTGCCGCGCCTCGTCTACGGCGCGATCGGCGGCGGCTATCCGGTGCCGCGCAACCTCAACTACATGTGGAACTTCGGCGTGCTCGCCGGCTTCTGCCTGGTGCTGCAGATCGTCACCGGCGTCGTGCTGGCGATGCACTATGCCGCCAACGGCCTGGTCGCCTTCGCGTCCACCGAACACATCATGCGCGACGTCAACTGGGGCTGGATGCTGCGTTACGCGCACGCCAACGGCGCCAGCTTCTTCTTCATGGTGCTGTACCTGCATATCTTCCGCGGGTTCTTCTATTCGAGCTACAAGGCTCCGCGCGAGATGGTGTGGCTGCTCGGCGTGGTGATCTTCCTCCTCGCGATGGCCACCGCGTTCATGGGCTGCGTGCTGCCGTGGGGCCAGATGAGCTTCTGGGGCGCGAAGGTCATCACCGGCCTGTTCGGCGCTATTCCCGTCATCGGCGAGCCGATCCAGATCTGGCTGCTCGGCGGCTACGCGCCCGATAATGCGGCGCTCAACCGCTTCTTCTCGCTGCACTACCTGCTGCCGTTTGTGATCGCCGGCGTCGTGGTGCTGCACATCTGGGCGCTGCACATTCCCGGTTCCTCGAACCCCACCGGCGTCGAGGTGAAGCAGGAATCCGACACGATCCCGTTCCACCCGTACTACACCGCGAAGGACGGGTTCGGACTCGGCGTGTTCCTGATCCTCTACTGCGCCTTCCTGTTCTTCATGCCGAACATGCTGGGCCACCCCGACAACTACATCGAGGCGAACCCGCTCAGCACCCCGGCGCTGATCGTTCCGGAATGGTATTTCTACCCGTTCTACGCGATCCTTCGTGCGTTCACGGTGGACCTGCACATCCCGTTCACGAACATCGTCATCATCGAGGCGAAGCTCCTGGGCGTCATGGCGATGTTCAGCGCGATCCTGGTGTGGTTCTTCCTGCCCTGGCTCGACAAGGGTCCGGTCCGCAGCGGCCACTACCGTCCGCTGTTCCGCAAGTTCTTCTGGTTCGGGCTGATCCCGTGCATGGTCGCCCTGTTCTACCTCGGCGGCGCGCACGCGGAAGAACCGTACATCATGCTCAGCCAGCTGGCTTCGGCGTACTACTTCCTCCACTTCCTCGTCATCCTGCCCATCGTCAGCATGATCGAGCGGCCCGAACCGCTGCCGTATTCGATCACCGAAGCGGTGCTCGGCGAGGACAAGACCGCGGTGCTCGGCGAGAACGCCGAACCGGTCGGCGTGTGA
- the pgeF gene encoding peptidoglycan editing factor PgeF: MADLIEARALAGLPHGFSDQDGLTAANRPLPGPLVTVRQVHSPDVATITGPWDDGAAPPAADALVTEVPGLLLGIVTADCAPVLLADREAGVVGAAHAGWRGAAGGVIGNTVAAMIALGARAERIAAAIGPCIAQASYEVGADMHDAFPSGAERFFAPGSAGHWQFDLAGFVAWRLAESGVGIVEVAERDTYAEEGTFRSYRRATHRGEPTGGRQISVIGIA, from the coding sequence TTGGCTGACCTCATCGAAGCGCGGGCGCTGGCGGGTCTGCCGCACGGCTTTTCGGACCAGGACGGGCTCACCGCCGCCAACCGCCCGCTGCCGGGTCCGCTGGTGACGGTGCGGCAGGTCCATTCGCCCGATGTCGCGACGATCACCGGCCCGTGGGACGACGGCGCCGCGCCGCCGGCTGCCGATGCGCTGGTCACCGAGGTGCCCGGCCTCTTGCTCGGCATCGTCACCGCCGACTGCGCGCCCGTTCTCCTCGCCGATCGCGAAGCCGGCGTCGTCGGTGCGGCGCACGCGGGCTGGCGCGGCGCGGCGGGCGGGGTGATCGGCAACACGGTCGCCGCGATGATCGCGCTGGGCGCCCGGGCCGAACGGATCGCGGCCGCCATCGGACCGTGCATCGCGCAGGCTTCGTACGAAGTGGGCGCGGACATGCACGATGCGTTTCCATCCGGGGCGGAACGGTTCTTCGCCCCGGGAAGCGCCGGCCACTGGCAGTTCGACCTGGCCGGCTTCGTCGCCTGGCGGCTTGCCGAATCGGGCGTGGGCATCGTCGAGGTCGCGGAACGCGACACCTACGCCGAGGAAGGCACCTTCCGGTCCTATCGCCGGGCGACCCATCGGGGCGAACCGACCGGCGGGCGGCAGATCTCGGTGATCGGGATCGCCTGA
- a CDS encoding adenine phosphoribosyltransferase, translated as MTPDQLKDLVRSVPDFPAPGVLFRDITTLVAHGEGLRASVGHLAERARGADLVAGMEARGFIFGAAVAIELGIGFVPVRKPGKLPGPTIGIDYDLEYGTDRLEIDPTAIPPGARVAIVDDLIATGGTALAAAELLRRAAARVESALFVIDLPDLGGADRLRTAGLAVDALMAFPGH; from the coding sequence ATGACCCCGGACCAGTTGAAGGACCTCGTGCGCTCGGTGCCTGATTTCCCGGCACCGGGCGTTCTCTTTCGCGACATCACGACCCTCGTCGCGCATGGCGAGGGCCTGCGCGCCAGCGTCGGTCACCTGGCCGAACGGGCGCGCGGGGCGGACCTTGTCGCCGGGATGGAAGCCCGCGGCTTCATCTTCGGCGCGGCGGTCGCCATCGAACTCGGCATCGGCTTCGTCCCCGTGCGCAAGCCCGGCAAGCTGCCGGGGCCCACCATCGGCATCGACTACGATCTCGAATACGGTACCGACCGGCTGGAGATCGACCCCACCGCCATCCCGCCGGGTGCGCGGGTGGCGATCGTCGACGATCTCATCGCCACCGGCGGTACTGCGCTGGCGGCCGCCGAACTGCTGCGCCGCGCAGCCGCGAGAGTGGAGTCGGCGCTGTTCGTGATCGACCTGCCGGACCTCGGCGGGGCGGACCGGCTGCGCACCGCGGGTCTCGCGGTCGACGCCCTGATGGCGTTCCCCGGCCACTGA